The following nucleotide sequence is from Thermostaphylospora chromogena.
AGGCGATGGTGACGCCGGGGGAGCCGGCCAGGCGGCGGGCGAGCTGGGGAGCGGTCAGGGCGACGAACGCGATCGGCCCGGCCGCCGCCGTCGCCACGGCGCACAGCGCGACGCCGACCGCCACCGCGGCCAGCCGTACGCGCTCGACCGGGATGCCCACCGCGCCCGCGATGTCGTCGCCCATCTCCATCATCCGCAACGGCCGGGCCAGCGGAACGCACAGCGGCACCAGCACGGCGAGCGCGCAGGCGACCGGGACGGCGTGCTCCCATCCGCGACCGCCCAGGCTGCCGGTGATCCACGCGGCGGCGGTGGCGGCGTCGTTGATGTTGGCGCGGGTGAGCAGATAGGACTCCAGCGACACGAGGATCGCGGACATGCCGACGCCGACGAGCACCATGCGGTAGCCGTGCACCCCGCGCCGGTAGGCGAGCACGTAGACGGCGGTCGCGGAGACGGCGCAGCCGAGCAGCGATCCGCCGGCGATGAACCAGCCGGTGCCGCCCATGATCGTCGCGATGATGCCGCCGGTGGCCGCCCCGGCGGAGAAACCGAGGAAGTCGGGGCTGCCGAGCGGGTTGCGGGTCAGGCTCTGGAACAGCGCGCCGCTGATGCCGAAGGCGGCGCCCACCAGCAGACCGGTGACGACCCGCGGCACCCGGAGCTCGCCCACGATGAACCGGGCGGCGGGATCGCCCCCGCCGGTGAGGACGGCGATCACGTCGGGGATCGGAACCGCGTACTCGCCGGTGCCGATCGCCAGCACGGCGGCGGCGACGGCGACCGCCAGCAGTCCGGCGTTCACGATCATCCCGCGCACCGCCAGCCGCGCCGACAGGCCGCCGGCGCGCACGGTGAGCGTCCAAGACCGCTTGGGGGGTCGGGTGGCGGTGGTCACACGGCCTGCCTCTCGTTCAGCCTTTCGCGTGATGGTCACAGCGCGGGCAGCTTCCTACGGCGGGCCAGGGCGATGAAGACGGGCGCGCCGATCACCGCGCACACGATGCCCGCCTGCACCTCTCCCGGGCTGCCCAGCACGCGCCCGACCACGTCGGAGCCGAGCAGCAGGATCGGGGTGAACAGCGCGGAGAACGGCAGCACCCAGCGCAGGTCGGGACCGACGACGGAGCGCACCGCGTGCGGTACGGCGAGGCCGACGAACCAGATCGGCCCGG
It contains:
- a CDS encoding FecCD family ABC transporter permease, translated to MTTATRPPKRSWTLTVRAGGLSARLAVRGMIVNAGLLAVAVAAAVLAIGTGEYAVPIPDVIAVLTGGGDPAARFIVGELRVPRVVTGLLVGAAFGISGALFQSLTRNPLGSPDFLGFSAGAATGGIIATIMGGTGWFIAGGSLLGCAVSATAVYVLAYRRGVHGYRMVLVGVGMSAILVSLESYLLTRANINDAATAAAWITGSLGGRGWEHAVPVACALAVLVPLCVPLARPLRMMEMGDDIAGAVGIPVERVRLAAVAVGVALCAVATAAAGPIAFVALTAPQLARRLAGSPGVTIASSALMGAALLVVADLAAQRVMAPVELPVGVMTSALGGTYLAFLLRKERR